The Sphingosinicella flava genome includes the window CGTTTCGGAAAGCGTGAATATGGCCGAGGCCGCCGTCGAAGCCCTGGCCGCAGCCAATGCCGCGTTGATCGTGCCGGGAAGCGGCGGCGCGGGCCGGGGCGCGGTCGCAGTCACCTCGCCCGTTCCTGGCTATGTGCTCACCGTTCCCCAGGAAAGCGCGCGCGTTGTCCTCGCCGGGACTCCAATCGTGGAAGTCGGCGATCCCGAGCGCTTGGAGATCGTCAGCGACCTCCTCTCCTCCGATGCCGTTCAGGTGCGGCCCGGCGCGCCGGTGGAGATCGACGCCTGGGGCGGAGATCGTCCGCTGAGAGGCAGGGTGCGGCTTGTCGAGCCGTTCGGCTTCACCAAATTTTCCGCCCTCGGCGTCGAGGAGCAGAGGGTGAATGTGATCATCGACTTCGCCGAGCCGCGCGCCACCTTCGAACGCCTCGGCCATGGCTATCGCGCCGACGTCCGGATCGCGACCTGGGCGGCGCGCGACGTGCTGCGCGTCCCCATCAGCGCCCTGTTCCGCTCCGGGCCGGACTGGGCCCTGTTCGTGATTCAGGATGGAAGCGCCCGTCTTCGCAAGGTGAAGATCGGCCATATCAACGACACGTTCGGAGAAGTGGAAGCCGGCCTGAAAGCGGGCGACCGGGTGATCCTCCATCCCGGCGACAAGGTCGCCGACGGCGTGGAGGTCAAAGGTTCGAACTAAGGGCGTGCTCCGGCGAAGGCCGGAGCCCAGCGGCGATGATCTCAGAAGCTGGACCCCGGCCTTCGCCGGGGAACGGCCTAGCCTCCTCCCGCATCCGGGCCAGCGCCTCCACCGTCTTCACGAAGCTGTCGGGGTTGAGGGAGAGTGAATCGATCCCTTGCTCGATCAGGAAACGGGCGAAGTCGGGATGATTGCTCGGCCCCTGTCCGCAGATGCCGATCTTGATCCTCTCCTGATGCGCGCCCGCAATCGCCTCTGCGATCATCCGTTTCACCGCCTCGTCCCGCTCGTCAAAGGCCTTGGCAAGCTCGGCGGAATCGCGGTCGACGCCGAGCACCAATTGCGCGAGGTCGTTGGAGCCGATCGAAAATCCGTCGAAACGCCGCGCGAATTCGCGGGCCATGACGACGTTCGACGGGATTTCGCACATCATGTAGACCTGTAGGCCATCCTTACCCCGGCGCAGACCGTTTTCCGCCATCACCGCGAGCACCTTGTCCGCTTCTCCCACCGTCCGGCAAAAGGGGATCATCACGAGGATGTTTGAAAAGCCCAGCTCCTCGCGCGCGGCTTTCATCGCCCGGCATTCCAGCACAAAGCCGTCCTTGTAGCGCGGATCATAATAACGGGAGGCGCCCCGGAAGCCGAGCATCGGATTGGCCTCGCCCGGTTCGAATGTCTTGCCGCCGATGAGGCTGGCATATTCGTTCGACTTGAAGTCGCTCAAACGGACAATGGCGGGGTAAGGGTGGAAGGGCGCGGCAAGCTTTGCGATCCCTTCCGCCAGGGTCTGAACGAAGTAATCGGCGGGGCTCTCGTAATTTTGGGACAGAGCGCGGGTCGCCACGGCGTCATCAGGGGAGAGGCGTTCGGGATGAGCGGCGGCCATCGGGTGGAGCTTGATGAGCCCGCCGATGATGAACTCCATCCGCGCCAGGCCCACCCCCTTTGCCGGGAGCCGCCACCAACGGAAGGCGGCGGAAGGGTTGGCCATGTTGACCATGATATCGACGCCGGGATCGGGGAGCTGTGCGGTCTCGATCACCTGCCGGTCGAAGGCGAGCCGCCCGTCATAGACGAGGCCTTCCTCCCCTTGCGCGCAATTGATCGTGATCGGCTGCCCGTCGCGGACATGGGCGGTGGCGTCGCCGGTGCCGACTACTGCGGGCAAGCCAAGCTCGCGGCTGACGATGGCGGCGTGGCTCGTCGGCCCGCCATGATCGGTGACGATCCCGGCGGCGCGTTTCATCAGCGGCACCCAGTCGGGATTGGTCGCGATCGCGACGAGGATCTGGCCGTCCCGAAAGCGCCCGGCCTCCTCTATCCCGTTCAGAAGGCAGGCCTCGCCTGCCGCCATCCCGCTGCCGACCGCGGCCCCGGTCGCGATCAGCTTGCCCTTCTCCTTAAGCGTATAGACCTCGAAGCAGGAGACCGAGGCGGCGCCGTGCACCGTTTCCGGCCGCGCTTGCAGGATGAACAACTCTCCGGTCTCGCCGTCCTTCCCCCATTCGATGTCCATGGCCCGGCCATAATGGCGCTCGATCGCGGCGCCCCAGCGGGCGAGGGTTAGAATATCATCGTCGCCGAGAACGAAAGCTTCCCGCTCCGCTGCGCTCGTCTCGACGGTGCGGGTCCGCTCGGCCTGGGTGTCGCCATAGACCATCTTGATCGCCTTGGCGCCCCGCGTCCTTTCGAGCAGCGGCACGATGCCGGGCCGGTCGAAGAAGGCCTTGAACAGCATATAGCTGTCCGGATCCACCGCGCCTTGGACCACCGTTTCGCCAAGGCCCCAGGCCGCGCTGATCACCACGACGCCGGGAAAGCCGGTTTCCGGATCAATGGTGAACATGACGCCCGATGCGCCGAGGTCGGTCCGCACCATCGGCTGCACACCCACGGACAATGCGATGTCGAGAGGGTCGAACCCCTTGATCTCGCGATAGGTGATCGCGCGATCGGTGAAGAGCGAGGCGTAGCAACGGCGGCAGGCGTCGATCAGCGCTTCCTCGCCCCGCACGTTGAGGAAGGTTTCCTGCTGCCCGGCAAAGCTCGCGCCCGGCAGGTCCTCGGCCGTGGCGCTGCTCCGCACGGCGACGGCGATGTCCTCCTTTCCCGCTTCCCGCGACAGGGTGCGATAATGGTCGCGCAGGGCCGCTTCCATGTCGGCGGATAAGGTGGCCGCGAGGATGCGTTCGCGCACGGACTTCCCTGCCTCCCGAAGCGACGTGGCCCCGGCACGATAGCGGCCGAGCGCCTCCGCGATGAATGGGGCAAGATCGTTGTTGGCGAGGAAGGCTCGATAGGCGGACGCGGTGGTCGCGAAACCGCCCGGGACTCTTATGCACTGTCCGGACAGCCCCCGGATCATCTCGCCGAGCGAGGCATTCTTGCCGCCGACCTGCGGAACGTCCGCGATGCTCACATCCTTCAGCCACCGCACATGGTCCATGAGGCGCGTCCTTTTCGAAGGAGGCGCAGTGTCCGCGCTTGGGCGGGAGCTGTCAGTGCGGAATGTTACCTAGGCGCGCATGCTGCCCGTATCGATGAAGCGCTGGTGCCAGGACAGCGCCTCGGTCAGGATCGAGGGCGATTGCTGGCCATAGGAATGCTCGCGCGCCCGGTGGAAATAGTCGTGGAGCATCGGGCGGTAATCGGGGTGGGCGCAATTTTCGACGATCGTCTCCGCCCGTTGCTTAGGCGAAAGACCGCGAAGGTCCGCCAAGCCCTGCTCGGTGACGAGCACCTGCACGTCCTGCGTGATGTGATCGACATGGCTCGCCTGGGGCACGATCGCCGAAATGGCGTCATTCTTCGCGGTCGAGGGCGCCATGAAGATGGAGACGTAAGCATTCCGCGCGAAATCGCCGGAACCACCGATGCCGTTCTGGATACGCGACCCCATGATGTGCGTCGAATTCACATTGCCGTAGATATCCGCCTCTATCATTCCGTTCATCGCGATGCAGCCGAGGCGGCGAATGAGCTCGGGATGATTGCTGATCTCCTGCGGGCGAAGGATCATCTTGTCGCGGAACAGAGGCATTTCCGCGTTAAGTGTCGCCGCCGCTTCCGGGCTTAGGGAAAGGGCCGTAGCGGACGCCATGCGGAGTTTGCCCGCCGCAAGCAGGTCGAGCATCCCGTCCTGGATCACTTCGGTATAGGCGGTCATCGTGTCGAACGGGGCATCGAGCAGGCCGATTAGCACGGCATTGGCGATATTGCCGACGCCCGACTGGATCGGCAGCAGCGATCGCGGAAGCCGCCCCTTCGCCACTTCATGCCGGAAGAATTCGAGCAGGTGGCCCGCAATGGCGCGGGCATGGTCGTCCGGTGCCTTGAACGGAAGGTTGCGGTCCGGCGCGTCCGTCTCCACGATGGCGGCTATCTTGTTCGGGTCGCAGCGGAAAGCGGGCTCGCCGATCCGGTCGTCCGGGCGGATAAGCGGGATGGGTATGCGGTTGGGCGGCAGCGCCGTACCATAATAGATGTCATGCATCCCCTCTAGCGCTTCGTTTTGCCAGCTGTTCACTTCCAGGATCACTTGGGACGCGCGGTCGAGCCAGGTCTTGTTGTTGCCGACCGAGGAAGAGGGGATAAGCGACCCGTCCGTGCGGATGCCGGATATCTCGACCACCGCCGTGTCGAGCGGCCCCAAAAAGCCCTGCCAGGCCATCGGCGCGACCTGCGAGAGGTGCATGTCGAAATATTCCATCTCGCCGCGGTTGATCATCTCCCGCGCAATCGGATCGCTATTATAGGGCAAGCGGAATTCGATGCCGCCCGCCTTGGCGAGCGCGCCGTCGAGCTCGGGCCCGGTGGATGCGCCCGTCCACACCCGCACCTGGAACGGCCGCCCTTTGGCATGTTCGGCCTCGATCCGGGCGGCGAGCGCCAGCGGCACCGCCTTTGGATAGCCCGAACCGGTGAAGCCGCTCATCCCCACCGTACTGCCCGATTTGATCAGCGACGCTGCCTCCTCGGCCGTCCTCACCTTCGCGCGGAGTGCCTCGCAGCCGATCCGGTTCGTGCCGCCCAATCCTCATCTCCCTCGATCTGCAAAGCTCAGAATAAGCGCAACCTGTTCGCTCCCGGATCCGGTTCATTACTTATTCCGGCAAAGGGGAGAGGGCGCGACGATGGGGGCGTCCGGCACAAGGGAATCGTCCATGGCCTCCGATCTTCAGCAATGTCACGGGCAGGAAGAGCTCACACGGCTGACCGCGCGTAGCGGCTTCTCGTTCGATGTGCGCCCCGTTCGCTCCGGCGACGAGGCCGCGCTCGGCCAATTCTTCACCCATGTCGCGCACGAAGATCTCCGTTTTCGCTTCCTCACTGCGCTCAACAAGGTCGGGCCGGAATTCCTCGAGATGATGGTTGAGGTGGACCATGATCGCACCGAGAATTTTCTCGCCCTCGATCCCGCCAGCGGCACGATCATCGCCACGGCCATGGTCGCGGCCGATGAGAAGAGAGAATGCGCCGAAGTCGCTCTGTCGATCCGCGCCGACTATAAAAAGAAGGGCATTAGCTGGACCTTGCTCGAACATGCCGCCCGCTGGGCGAAGGCGCGCGGCTTTAAGTGCCTGAAATCGATCGAGAGCCGGGAAAACCATCAGGCGATCGAGCTGGAACGGGAGATGGGATTTTGCGCCGAGGAATATCCGGGCGATTCCACCCTCATCCTGCTCCGCGCCGAGCTTAATCCATAAGATGAGCACCATGCGGGCGATGGAGTTACAGGCGATCGGCGGACCCCTTCGCCATGTCGAGCGGGAAGTGCCGCGACCTGGGCCAGGCGAACTTCTCATCGAGATATCGGCCTGCGGCGTTTGCCGCACCGACCTCCACATCATTGATGGGGACATAAGGGACCATCTGCCGGTCGTTCCAGGACATGAGATTGTCGGCCGGATCGTTGAAAAGGGGCCGGACACGCCGGGCGTGTCGATCGGAGACCGCGTCGGCGTGCCCTGGCTCGGCCGCACATGCGGGCAGTGTCGTTATTGCCGTGCGGGCCAGGAAAATCTCTGCGACGATCCCCTCTTCACCGGCTTCAACCGGAACGGAGGGTTTGCCAGCCATTGCATCGCAAATACCGCTTTCTGCTTTTCGATACCCGGCCAGTTTTCCGATGCCGAAGCGACGCCCCTGCTTTGCGCCGGCCTGATCGGCTACCGCTCCCTACGCCTGGCAGGGAACCCCCGTCGCCTTGGCCTCTACGGCTTCGGTGCCGCCGCGCACATCCTGACGCAGGTGGCGCTCTGGCAAGGGCGGGAAGTCTATGCATTCACCCGGCCCGGCGACACGGATGGCCAGACCTTCGCGCGTGCGCTCGGCTGCGTCTGGGCGGGCGGATCGGACCAGGCGGCGCCGCAGGAACTGGATGCCGCCATCATCTTCGCGCCGGTGGGGGCGCTCGTGCCCCTCGCACTTCGCGCCGTCCACAAGGGCGGCAGGCTCGTCTGCGGCGGCATCCACATGAGCGATATTCCGGCTTTTCCTTATGCCGACCTTTGGGGCGAGCGCGCGCTTCTGTCCGTCGCCAACCTCACTCGAGCCGATGGCGAAGAGTTTTTGCGGATCGCGGCAGAAATTCCGGTGGAGACGCGCACTCATGATTTCCCGCTCGAACAGGCGAATGAGGCCGTTGCGGCGGTGAGGGCAGGCGCGCTCCAGGGTGCCGCCGTCCTCATTCCCCCCTCTTAAGGGACATTCCGTATCCAGGAATGGAGGCCTGCGCGATAGCTTGATGGCTGCCCGTTTCGAGGAGGTGGCGAGAATGGCAGGAGACGATGGCCAGTGATACCGGCAGCCTAAGTCCGAAGCGCCGGGCGGACACCGAGCAGGAGGGTAGCCGTGCCCTGCACCGCATCGTCGTCGCCATCGATCTTGGCGAACATTCCGGCAAAGCGTTGGCGAGGGGGTGCCGGATTGCGGCACAAAGAGGCGCGAGTCTTCGGATCATCCACGCCGCGCCGGGGCCGCTCGATCTTTCCGAGCAGGCCGCGCTTCGCGTCGATATCCGCAAGCAGGTGCATCAGATCGCGGAGCGCCTTTCCGATCCCGAAATCGATTTTTCCCTCCATATCCCCGAAGGCCGTCCGGAGGAGGCGATCGCCCAGGAAGCCGAGCGGATTGGGGCAGACCTCGTCATCGTCGGCGGGCATGGCGAACCGCGCTTTCGCGACGCGATTTTCGGCATTACCGCCAGCCATGTTCTCCAGCGCTTGGCCGTCCCGCTTCTAGTCGCGCAGGGAGAAAATGCGGGCGATTATAAGAGGGTGATGGCCGCGTCGGACGACGCTGCCTTCGCGGCCGACCTCGTTCGCGTCGCAAGCCAGATCGCGCCTGGCGCAGACATGCACGTCGTTCAGGCGGTGAACCCTCGCGGCCTGGCTCTGTTTGAGAGCGATGCGGCGATCGCAAAGCGGCGCCACGGCAGGGAGCACGCGTTGCAGCAAACCCTTGCCGCGGCGCTCGCGTCCGAGCCTGTAGCAGAGCATCTCTTTACCAGCGTCGAGGAAGGCGACCCGATGGCCGTCATCGAGCATTGCTCCGATCGCCTGCGGCCGGACCTCATCGCCATGGGAACCCATGGCTGCATGGGCATGGAGCGGCTGATCCAGGACAGCTTCGCCGAATATATGCTCCTTTGGGCCAGCTTCGACGTGCTAATAGTGCCAGTGGGCTTACCCTCCGATCATCCAACCGGGACGAGGAGTGAGGCGGCCTAATGGGCGAGCAGCAGTGGCACCTCACACTCGCACAGCAGATCGGCCGTGACGCCGCCCAGAAGAAATTCGCGCAGGCGTGAATGGCCGAACGCGCCCATGACGATCAGGCCCGCGCCGATTTCCGCCGCGGCGCTCCGCAAGGCAGCGGCAATGTCTCCCCGATCCGCCTGGCGTTCGACGATGCAAACATGCACGTCGTGGCGCGACAAATAGCGGGCGGCGAGATCGCGCGGATAAAGACGCTCTTTCTCCTCCACTTCCACCAGATGCACGTCCGAGGCCCTCTGGAGCAAAGGAAGGGCGCCGCGAAGGGCGGCAGCGCCTTCGGGTGAACCGTTCCAGGCGATGATCACCGGCTTTCCGGCGTCGAAGCCCAGCTGCGCCCCCGGAATGGCGAGAACGGGCGCCCTCGCGCTCATCGCGACGGCGGCGGCGATGGGGCGCGGCTCATCCTGAAACAGCGCACGGTCAGCCCGGGTGATCACGACCACGTCCGAAAGCATCGAATAGCGGATGAGCGCGGTCGACAGGAGTTCGTCGCGATGAACCCAGTCCCAGCTCACCCCTTCGCCGTGAAGGCGGTCTTCGATGCGATGCTGGAGCGCCAGCCGGATGTCTCGGATCTTCGTCGAGAATTCCTCCGGCATCGCCGCGGCGACCAGCGGGTCGGTAATGAGATAGTCTTCGAAAGGCGTCGCATGGAGGCAGGTGATGTGCCCGCCAAAGGCCCGGGTGAGATCGAGCGCCGCCTGGAAGCGGCTTTCAAAGCCGGTGTCGTCATAGACGTGCAGCAGGATCGATCTCATTTTCTCCTCCGGCAGGCATGATGGGATCAGGCCCCAGCGGCCGATCCTCCCCCAGCCCAGCCGCGAAGGCGATGCGTAACGCTTCCGATAGGCTGGCGACTTTCAGCTTGGTCATGACGTTCGCACGATGGATTTCGACGGTGCGCGGACTGATACTGAGATCGTAGCCGATCGTCTTGTTGGGCAGTCCCCGTGCTAGACCTTCCAGCACGTCGCGCTCGCGCGGCGTCAAGGCGTGCAGCATGATTTCGGCTTCCGACGCGCGCGCCTTCGCCTTGTCAGACCTCTCGAGGCGGTCGAAGCCATGCTCCACCGCCTGTAGGAGTGTCGCGCGTTCGAACGGCTTTTCGATGAAGTCGCTGGCGCCGAGCTTCATGGCCTGAACGGCGACCGAGACATCGCCATGGCCGGTCATCACGATCACCGGGAAAAGCGTTCCGCGATCCCGAAGAGCGTGCTGAACCTCTATACCGTCCACGCCGGGCATGCGAACGTCGAGCAGGATACAGCCGGGAGGCAGATCGCGCACCCTCAGGAATTCGGGGCCCGAGGCATAAGTCTTCACGACATAACCCGATGTCTTCAGCATGAAGCTCGCGGAGCGGCGGATTGCCTCGTCATCATCGACGAGATGCACGACGCGGTCAGCCATCTTTCACTCCCGCATTGACCAGGGTGAAGTTGAAGGCGGTGCCGCCAAGCCGAGACGGCTCTGCCCAAATCCGCCCCTCATGGCCACGGACGATCGTCTGGCAGATGGAGAGGCCGAGTCCCATGCCCGTTGCCTTGGTGCTGATGAAGGGATGGAACAGCTTAGCCGCAATGTCGCCGTCGAGACCCGGACCGCTGTCGGAAACCGAAACGCGCACGAAGCCGTGAGCATCTTGCGCGGATCTAATCTTCAGGATTTTCGTCCGGCTCCCCTCCATCGCCTCCATGGCATTGCGCATCAGGTTGAACAGAACTTGCTGGATCTGGATGCGGTCGACGAGGACCGCGTCCGCATCCTGGTCAAGGCTGATCTCCACTTCCACGCCGCGCTCACGCGCGCTGACGAGGGCCATGGCACTTGCCTCGTTGATGAGGCGGCTGAGGCTTTCGACGCGCCGTTCCGGCTGCCCTCCTGAAATGAAGTCGCGCAGCCGCCGCACGATCTGTCCGGCGCGGATCGACTGCTGAGCGCAGTCCGCCAACGCCTCCTGCACGATGGCCAGAGTGGCCGGGTCAGGGGATTTCAGAAGCTCGCGGGCCGTCTCCGTATAATTTGCGATGGCGGTGAGGGGCTGGTTGAGTTCGTGCGCGATCGAGGTTGCGAGGGTTCCCATCGTCGTGACCCGCGACACATGGGCCAGTTCGGATTGCAGCCGGTGGAGCTGCCGTTCCGTTTCCTGGCGTTCCGACAGGTCGTGGATGAAGCCGGTAAAGACCCGGTCCTCGCCAAGCCGCGCCTCGCCGATATGGAGATCGATGGGAAACGTCGTTCCATCGCGGCGCCGCGCGGTGGTGACGCGGCCGATGCCGATGATCTTGGGCTGTCCCGTTTCATAATAGCGGCGGAGATAGCCGTCGTGCCGCTCCCGATCGGGCGACGGCATGAGCCTGCTGACATTTTCGCCGAGAAGCTCGGCTTCCCTGTAGCCGAACATCTTTTCCGCCGCCGCGCTGAAGGAAATGATGAGCCCGCGTTCGTCGATGACCACCATCGCGTCAGGCACCGCGTCGAGGATCGATCGCAGATGCTCCTCGCGCGCGAAGGGCTGGGGCGCCTCCACGCGCTTGCCCTTCGCCACGATCTCGCGCTTCGCATGCATTTCGCACCCATTTTGCACGGGAGGGCCCGGGAGCCCTGCATAAGGGATACTCCTGATTCAACGATCTGTCGCCTTGGTACATTCACCCAAAATGAGAGGTGGCCATGGCGCACATCCTGCTGATCGATGCACATCCCGACAAAAAGGAAGGACATCTCGTCCACGCGCTGGCGGATGCCTACGAGGAGGGTGCGTCAGAGGATAACGACGTGCGCCGCATCAACGTTTCCGACCTTCGTTTCCCAATCCTCCACTCGCCGGAGGACTGGCTGCACCGGAAGCCGCCCGTTGCGATCAGGGAGGCGCAGCAAGACATTCTCTGGGCCGATCACCTGGCCTTCTTCTATCCCCTGTGGCTCGGCGACATGCCTGCGCTCCTCAAGGGCTTTCTCGAGCAGGTGGCGCGGCCTGGCTTCGCAATCGACATGTCCAAAGGATTTCCCAGGAAGCTCCTCACGGGGCGCTCCGCCCGGATCGTCGTCACCATGGGCATGCCGGCCTTGTTCTACCGGCTCGTCTATCGTGCCCACAGCCTGAAGAGCCTGAAGCGGAACATCCTGAACTTTGCAGGGATTACGCCCGTCCGTGCGACCGTGGTCGGCGGCGTTGATAGCGAGACCGCGCGTCATCGCGCGCTTGCGGAGATGGCGGTGCTCGGACGGCGCGGCAGATAGAGGTAAGACCATCCCACGGCATCCGTAACATCCCGGATATTCGCTCCACCCGCCTTCCATCATCCTCGGGTGATCGCAGTCAAGGAGCGCTTCGATGAAAAACGTTCTCGTTCTCATCCATGACGATGCCGGACAGGAAGCCCGGCTCCAGGCGGCGCTCGACCTGACGAGGGCACTCGGCGGCCACCTGACCTGCCTCGATGTCGTTCAATTGCCCATGCTGGTCGGCGACTTTTTCAGCGCCGAAGGCTATGCCGTCATGCTGGAGGACAATGAAGCGCGGGAGGCCGGCAACAGGGACCGGATCATGCAGCATCTCTCCGGCGAGGACGTCGCCTGGGACATGTGCAAGAGCACAGGCGAGATCGGCGATTGCATCGAGGCCTCCGCCGGTCTTTCCGACATCGTGGTCGCGAACACCCGCCTAGAGGACGTCACGTCCCCTCAAATGGCAAGCATCGTCTCCTCTCTCGTGCTCCGTCTTCATAAGCCGGTACTGGCCATCCCCCAGGATTGGC containing:
- a CDS encoding efflux RND transporter periplasmic adaptor subunit translates to MAGKILTGPRIVTALVALAVAIALFFALRTPAIEVEAGEVSRGPLVVTVGDLGETRVRDLYVVSAPVSGEMERVPLKPGAPLVPGRTVLARIVPADPAPLDARSLAEARANVRAAEAQLAAARARVSTARANAVATDRTFARIADLAGRGFASRAQLDEARAARDSGRAAVSESVNMAEAAVEALAAANAALIVPGSGGAGRGAVAVTSPVPGYVLTVPQESARVVLAGTPIVEVGDPERLEIVSDLLSSDAVQVRPGAPVEIDAWGGDRPLRGRVRLVEPFGFTKFSALGVEEQRVNVIIDFAEPRATFERLGHGYRADVRIATWAARDVLRVPISALFRSGPDWALFVIQDGSARLRKVKIGHINDTFGEVEAGLKAGDRVILHPGDKVADGVEVKGSN
- a CDS encoding universal stress protein, translated to MKNVLVLIHDDAGQEARLQAALDLTRALGGHLTCLDVVQLPMLVGDFFSAEGYAVMLEDNEAREAGNRDRIMQHLSGEDVAWDMCKSTGEIGDCIEASAGLSDIVVANTRLEDVTSPQMASIVSSLVLRLHKPVLAIPQDWRRLDLAGNVLIAWDGSVPAMAALTGSIPLLKLAGSVHLVQVGEPACAATIEEAAVYLSRHDIEPEVKEIKGEDVRPDDIVAEQARRLNAAYLVMGAYGHSHVREAIFGGVTHRMLDRAEIPLLLAH
- the ppsA gene encoding phosphoenolpyruvate synthase, whose product is MDHVRWLKDVSIADVPQVGGKNASLGEMIRGLSGQCIRVPGGFATTASAYRAFLANNDLAPFIAEALGRYRAGATSLREAGKSVRERILAATLSADMEAALRDHYRTLSREAGKEDIAVAVRSSATAEDLPGASFAGQQETFLNVRGEEALIDACRRCYASLFTDRAITYREIKGFDPLDIALSVGVQPMVRTDLGASGVMFTIDPETGFPGVVVISAAWGLGETVVQGAVDPDSYMLFKAFFDRPGIVPLLERTRGAKAIKMVYGDTQAERTRTVETSAAEREAFVLGDDDILTLARWGAAIERHYGRAMDIEWGKDGETGELFILQARPETVHGAASVSCFEVYTLKEKGKLIATGAAVGSGMAAGEACLLNGIEEAGRFRDGQILVAIATNPDWVPLMKRAAGIVTDHGGPTSHAAIVSRELGLPAVVGTGDATAHVRDGQPITINCAQGEEGLVYDGRLAFDRQVIETAQLPDPGVDIMVNMANPSAAFRWWRLPAKGVGLARMEFIIGGLIKLHPMAAAHPERLSPDDAVATRALSQNYESPADYFVQTLAEGIAKLAAPFHPYPAIVRLSDFKSNEYASLIGGKTFEPGEANPMLGFRGASRYYDPRYKDGFVLECRAMKAAREELGFSNILVMIPFCRTVGEADKVLAVMAENGLRRGKDGLQVYMMCEIPSNVVMAREFARRFDGFSIGSNDLAQLVLGVDRDSAELAKAFDERDEAVKRMIAEAIAGAHQERIKIGICGQGPSNHPDFARFLIEQGIDSLSLNPDSFVKTVEALARMREEARPFPGEGRGPASEIIAAGLRPSPEHALSSNL
- a CDS encoding response regulator transcription factor, with product MADRVVHLVDDDEAIRRSASFMLKTSGYVVKTYASGPEFLRVRDLPPGCILLDVRMPGVDGIEVQHALRDRGTLFPVIVMTGHGDVSVAVQAMKLGASDFIEKPFERATLLQAVEHGFDRLERSDKAKARASEAEIMLHALTPRERDVLEGLARGLPNKTIGYDLSISPRTVEIHRANVMTKLKVASLSEALRIAFAAGLGEDRPLGPDPIMPAGGENEIDPAARL
- a CDS encoding sensor histidine kinase; the protein is MHAKREIVAKGKRVEAPQPFAREEHLRSILDAVPDAMVVIDERGLIISFSAAAEKMFGYREAELLGENVSRLMPSPDRERHDGYLRRYYETGQPKIIGIGRVTTARRRDGTTFPIDLHIGEARLGEDRVFTGFIHDLSERQETERQLHRLQSELAHVSRVTTMGTLATSIAHELNQPLTAIANYTETARELLKSPDPATLAIVQEALADCAQQSIRAGQIVRRLRDFISGGQPERRVESLSRLINEASAMALVSARERGVEVEISLDQDADAVLVDRIQIQQVLFNLMRNAMEAMEGSRTKILKIRSAQDAHGFVRVSVSDSGPGLDGDIAAKLFHPFISTKATGMGLGLSICQTIVRGHEGRIWAEPSRLGGTAFNFTLVNAGVKDG
- a CDS encoding universal stress protein; its protein translation is MASDTGSLSPKRRADTEQEGSRALHRIVVAIDLGEHSGKALARGCRIAAQRGASLRIIHAAPGPLDLSEQAALRVDIRKQVHQIAERLSDPEIDFSLHIPEGRPEEAIAQEAERIGADLVIVGGHGEPRFRDAIFGITASHVLQRLAVPLLVAQGENAGDYKRVMAASDDAAFAADLVRVASQIAPGADMHVVQAVNPRGLALFESDAAIAKRRHGREHALQQTLAAALASEPVAEHLFTSVEEGDPMAVIEHCSDRLRPDLIAMGTHGCMGMERLIQDSFAEYMLLWASFDVLIVPVGLPSDHPTGTRSEAA
- a CDS encoding NAD(P)H-dependent oxidoreductase, translated to MAHILLIDAHPDKKEGHLVHALADAYEEGASEDNDVRRINVSDLRFPILHSPEDWLHRKPPVAIREAQQDILWADHLAFFYPLWLGDMPALLKGFLEQVARPGFAIDMSKGFPRKLLTGRSARIVVTMGMPALFYRLVYRAHSLKSLKRNILNFAGITPVRATVVGGVDSETARHRALAEMAVLGRRGR
- a CDS encoding GNAT family N-acetyltransferase; the protein is MASDLQQCHGQEELTRLTARSGFSFDVRPVRSGDEAALGQFFTHVAHEDLRFRFLTALNKVGPEFLEMMVEVDHDRTENFLALDPASGTIIATAMVAADEKRECAEVALSIRADYKKKGISWTLLEHAARWAKARGFKCLKSIESRENHQAIELEREMGFCAEEYPGDSTLILLRAELNP
- a CDS encoding acetyl-CoA hydrolase/transferase family protein; this encodes MGGTNRIGCEALRAKVRTAEEAASLIKSGSTVGMSGFTGSGYPKAVPLALAARIEAEHAKGRPFQVRVWTGASTGPELDGALAKAGGIEFRLPYNSDPIAREMINRGEMEYFDMHLSQVAPMAWQGFLGPLDTAVVEISGIRTDGSLIPSSSVGNNKTWLDRASQVILEVNSWQNEALEGMHDIYYGTALPPNRIPIPLIRPDDRIGEPAFRCDPNKIAAIVETDAPDRNLPFKAPDDHARAIAGHLLEFFRHEVAKGRLPRSLLPIQSGVGNIANAVLIGLLDAPFDTMTAYTEVIQDGMLDLLAAGKLRMASATALSLSPEAAATLNAEMPLFRDKMILRPQEISNHPELIRRLGCIAMNGMIEADIYGNVNSTHIMGSRIQNGIGGSGDFARNAYVSIFMAPSTAKNDAISAIVPQASHVDHITQDVQVLVTEQGLADLRGLSPKQRAETIVENCAHPDYRPMLHDYFHRAREHSYGQQSPSILTEALSWHQRFIDTGSMRA
- a CDS encoding universal stress protein, which encodes MRSILLHVYDDTGFESRFQAALDLTRAFGGHITCLHATPFEDYLITDPLVAAAMPEEFSTKIRDIRLALQHRIEDRLHGEGVSWDWVHRDELLSTALIRYSMLSDVVVITRADRALFQDEPRPIAAAVAMSARAPVLAIPGAQLGFDAGKPVIIAWNGSPEGAAALRGALPLLQRASDVHLVEVEEKERLYPRDLAARYLSRHDVHVCIVERQADRGDIAAALRSAAAEIGAGLIVMGAFGHSRLREFLLGGVTADLLCECEVPLLLAH
- a CDS encoding zinc-dependent alcohol dehydrogenase family protein, which encodes MRAMELQAIGGPLRHVEREVPRPGPGELLIEISACGVCRTDLHIIDGDIRDHLPVVPGHEIVGRIVEKGPDTPGVSIGDRVGVPWLGRTCGQCRYCRAGQENLCDDPLFTGFNRNGGFASHCIANTAFCFSIPGQFSDAEATPLLCAGLIGYRSLRLAGNPRRLGLYGFGAAAHILTQVALWQGREVYAFTRPGDTDGQTFARALGCVWAGGSDQAAPQELDAAIIFAPVGALVPLALRAVHKGGRLVCGGIHMSDIPAFPYADLWGERALLSVANLTRADGEEFLRIAAEIPVETRTHDFPLEQANEAVAAVRAGALQGAAVLIPPS